The window GTTGCGGCCGTACGGATAGACCCCGTGTCCGCCCTGGTCGGCCGTCACCATCGTGGCCCGCTTCCCGAACGCCCGCCGCAGTTCCTGGGCGCCGGCGAGCGGTGTCGCCGGGTCGCGCTCGTTCTGCGCGACGAGCACGTTCGACGGGCCCCGGTCACCGATGCGTACCGGCGGCTCGACGCGCTCGGTCGGCCAGAACGCGCACGGTCCTATGCCGGCCGTGGAGGCGCCCAGCATCGGGTACTTCAGCCGGTCGACCGCGACATTGCGCTGGTACTCCCGGACCGTCCCCGGCCAGCGTGTATCACCGCACACGACGGAGAAACGGGCGGACATGAAGTTGTCCATGTCTCCCGTCGGCGGGTCGATCGGCAACGGCCGGCCCGTGTCGAGCGCCTGCCAGGTCTTCGCCAGCTGAGGCAGGAGCGAGTCGTCGTAGAGGTCCCCGAACGTGAGCCCGCGGAACAGCGTCCCGTCGATACCGTGGACCGGCTTCGCCTCCAACCGCTCCGCCAGGTCGAAGAACTTCGCGGTCACCTGCTCCGACGTGGTGCCCAGACCGTACTCGGGGTGCGCGGCCGCGAACGCCGCGAAGTCCGGGAACCGGTCCTCCATACCCCGGCCGAACAACCGCATGGCCGTGGCGTCGTACCCACCGGGGCCCAGGTTGCTGTCGAGCACGATCCGGTCGCTGCGTTTCGGGAACATCGTCGTGTACACCGCGCCGAGGTAGGAGCCGTAGGAAGCACCGTGGTACGAGAGCTTCGGCTCGCCCAGCGCCACCCGGATCCGGTCCATGTCGCGCGCGGTGTTCGCCGTGGTGGTGTGCGGCAGCATCCACGCCGTCCGCGAGGTGGCGCACTGCCGGGCGACGGTCCGCGCCTTCCCCGCATCACGAGCGACATCGGCCGCGGTGTGCGCGTACGTCGGGAAGTTGCCGCGTGACTGCTGTTCCGGCGTCAGATCACAGGTCACCGGTGTGCTGCGGGCAACTCCACGCGGGTCGAAGCCGATCACGTCGTAGGAGTCCAACACCTGCTGCGGCAGCCCCGACTCGGCGAGAACGGCCGGCCAGCCGAGTCCCGTGATGCCGGGGCCGCCCGGATTGGTCACCAGCACGCCGCGGCGCTGCGCCGGCTTCTCGCTCGCCAGCCGGGAGATCGCGATCTCGATCTGCCGGCCGTCGGGATCCCGGTAGTCCAGCGGGACTTCGAGCGTCGAGCACTCCAGACGGGGTGCGGCGACCTTCTCCGGGCACGGACCCCACCGCACGGTGTCCGGCGTCGCGGCCACCGACACTCCGGGAACCGCGGTCGCCGCCGCCACCGCGGTGGCGGCGAGGGAGAGGGATAAAGCTCTGCGCATCTGTTGTCCTCCTGAGGGGCCTACGGGAGCGCTGGAACGGGTGGCCTCGGGACAGCCCCGCCGCCCGCCGTTCATGCGGAACAGCGCCCATGCATCCACCTCAGCCGCCGTCGCGGTCATCTGACAGGGCGTGATGTCATCGGTTGACCATGACGTTCGTCAGGACGAAGGCATGACGTGGCGTCACTGACGTGGTGTCACTACCGCCTCCCGGAGGACCGGAGAGGCAGCCCGAAACGGGCCCTTGCTGGGGCCGGGAGACCTCTGGCAGGTCGGCGGTACGGGCAGCCCGCGGCGGATCGGAGGACAGCATCGCGGTCACCCGCGACCTGGATCTCGACGCCGACGGGCCGGCCGCATCGATGCGGTCGTCAGGCAGTGAGCCGTTCGCTGACCTCCCAGAGGCGGGCGGCCGCCTCCGGGTCGACGGCACGGGACAGTACGCCCGGGACACTGTCCCCGCCGGCCCAGGCGGCCTCGTTCTCGGGGGTCACCAGCGGGCTGATGTCGACGTTCTCGCAGTACACCCCGCCGAGACCGTCGAGCTGCGGGCTGGTCGCGCACCAGACGCTGGTGGCCGCGCCCTGCTGCACGGTCTTCATCTGGCGCTCGGGGTCACGGACGGGCCGCCCCTCGCTGTCCAGCGCGCCCGCGGCCTGGAGAGCCGCCGGGTCGAGGTGCTTGACCAGGCCGGTGTCGACGATGAGACCCGGGTGCACGGCGAACGCCCGGATGCCCTGCGCCTGCCCGCGCCGGTCCACCTCCACGGCGAACAGGGCGTTGGCCGTCTTCGACTGGCCGTAGGCCACGAAGGGCTCGTAGGTCCGGTGCTCGAAGTGCAGGTCGTCGAAGTCGACGCCGGCGAAGCGGATGCCCCGCGACGACAGCGCCACTACCCGCGCACCCCCGGCCGCGACCAGCGCGGGCCACAGCCGGGTGGTCAACTGGAAGTGCCCCAGGTGATTGGTGGCGAACTGCCCCTCGTATCCGCGCGCGTCCCGCGCCAGCGGGGTCGCCATGATTCCGGCACTGTTGACCAGGAGGTGCAGCGGACGCCCGGAGGCCAGGATCTTCTCCGCGAAGGCGTCGATGGACGCCGGGTCCAGCAGGTCCAGGTGCCCGACCTCGGCGCCGGGCACGTCCTTGAGCGCCGTCCGGGCCCGCTCCACGTCCCGCGCCGGTACGACGACCTCGGCGCCGGCTGCACGCAGGACGCGGGCCGTCTCCAGCCCGATGCCGGAGTAGCCGCCGGTGACGATCGCGACCTTTCCGGTCAGGTCGATCCCCTTGATCACCTCCTCGGCGGTGGACGTGGCGCCGAAGCCGGAACCCAGGGGGTGCTGTGTGGTGGTCATGTCTGGTCTCTCCTCAAGCCTCAGGTCGAGCTGTCCAGACCACCGTAGGTCGGCGGATCCGTACGATGAATGCTTGAGAATCCGCATTACTTGCGTGATAGTTCGAATATGACCGTAGACCCACTGTCCGACGCCCTCGCCGTCGCCGACGCCCGCAGCGTGTTCTCCGGCGGCTTCGAGGCCGGCGGGGACTGGGCGATCCGGCTGCGCGGCCGAGACCGGCTGAAGGTGAACGCCGTACTGCGCGGCAGCTGTCTGCTGGTCCGTGAGTCGGGCGGCGAACCCCTGCGGCTCGCCGAGGGGGACGTCGTGGTCTCCGACGGCAGGCAGCCCTACATGCTGTGCAGCGGGCCCGGCATCGAGCCGACCGACTCCGACGACGTCGTCATGGACCCGGCGACCCGGATGGTCCGACTCGGCCAGGGCGAGGACGTGGACGTCGCCTGCGTGTCCGGGCACATCGACCTGAGCCGTGACCGCGGCGACCTGCTGCGCCGGGCGCTGCCGGAACTCGTCCACGTTCGGGCCGACTCGCCCGAGGCCGGCGTACTGCGGTGGCTCATCGGGCAGTTGACGGCGGAGATGAAGACGCGCCGGGCCGGCGTCGAGTTCGTCTCGGCCCAGCTAGCGCAGCTGATGTTCGTGCAGGTGCTGCGGATCTGTCTGACCGACTCGGACGGGCTGCCGCCCGGCTGGCTCCGCGCCCTCGCCGACGAACGGCTCGCCCCGGCGCTGCGCCTGATGCACGGCGACCCGGCCCACCCCTGGCAGCTGGAGGAACTCGCCCGGGCGGCGGCGATGTCCCGCACCACGTTCGCCGTACGTTTCAAGGAGGCGGCCGGGGTGCCGCCGCTGACGTACCTGCTGAACTGGCGTATGAGCCTGGCCGCCCGGGCCCTGAGGCAGGACACCGCCCCGGTCGCGGCCCTCGCCCGCTCGGTCGGCTACACCTCCGAGAGCGCCTTCAGCAACGCCTTCAAGCGGGCGGTGGGCGTGGCGCCGCGGACCTACCGGGTAGAGGCCGCCGCCGGGACTCGTCCGAGCGACGGCTGATCCCGTACCGGCATAGCGCCCGCCCCGGCAACTTCAGCGACGACTCAGTAGGGATGCCGGTCGGGCTTGTGCGACCAGGTTTCGTAGGCCTGAATGCCGAGTTCGGGGTGGATCTGCTCCACGTGGATTCGGCGCTGGTCGAGGGGCTTCTGGAAGTCCTCGTACTGGAAGGCGTCGTCGAAGCCGATCTCGCGCGTGGCCTTCAGATCGCAGCTGTAGTAGACGTTGTCGATCCGCGACCAGTAGATGGCGCTCATGCACATCGGGCAGGGAGCGCCGCTGATGTAGATCGAACAGCCTTTGAGCATCCGGGCCCGCTCCGGTACCGGGTCTGGCGATCCGTCGGGGCGCGGCACGTATTCGAGCGTGCTCTCGTTCTGGTGTTCCGGCGATATCGAGGGAGCCTCGGGATTCAGGCGCTGCACTGCCTTGCGAATGGTCTCCACTTCGGCGTGCGCGGTGGGGTCCCCTGTGAGCAGAACGCGGTTCTGACCCCGGGCCACGATTTCGTCGTCCCGGGTGATCACGGCACCGAACGGACCGCCCCAGCCCTCTTCGACGGATTCGGTGGCCAGCCGTACCGCTTCGGTCAGAAACTCCTTGTGACTCATGTCGGACCTCCGCTCGGCGTCACCGATAAATCTGCCCCGTTTGTCCGATAACTCCCCTTGGAATTAGACTACTCCGTATGGGTGTCAGTGCAATCCGTGCCCCGACCGGCGACGGTGCGACCGTTGTGACCTCCCAGAAGGTGCGGGAAGGCCACGCCGACGACTATGAACGCTGGCAGGAGCGGACCAACCGGGCCGTGAGCGCATTCGACGGATTCGAGGGGACGGAGATATACCCCCCGGGCGCCGGTGACGAGCGGGAATGGGTGGTGGTCTTCCGCTTCTCCCGTATCGACCTGCTGACCGCCTGGCTGGAATCCGGGGAGCGACAGGAACTGCTCGCCCAGGGCCGTCCGTTGTTCGACGGGACACCGACCCTGGAGGTCCTGGTCGGCGGCGCGCCGCCGACCGCCGATGAGGAAGCCGTCACGGCGGTCATCTCCCACGAGGTGCTGCCCGGCCGCGAAGAGGACTTCGTGCGGTGGCAGGACAAGGCCCTCAAGGCCCAGGAGAAGTACCCGGGTTTCATGGGGACCGAGTTGTTCAAGCCGGTCGAGGGGATCCAGGACAAGTGGGTCGTAGTTTTCAGATTCGACACCCGCGAACACCTCGACGCGTGGCTCGCGTCGGGCGCCCGCGAAAAGCTTCTCGAAGAGGGCCGGGACTACTTCTCCTCCTACGACGTACGCAAGGTGGAGTCGGCGTTCAGCGGTTGGTTCCGTTTCGGAGAAGGCGCGGACGAGGCTGTCCCGCCCAACTGGAAACAGGCCATGACCGTGGTGCTGGCGCTGTATCCCACCGTGATGGTTCTGAATCTGACGGTCGGTTTTGAGCTGGACGACATCGGACTGCCCGGCTATATCGGCCTGTTCATCGGAAACCTGCTGAGCGTCTCCATCCTGACCTGGCTGCTGATGCCCCTGGTCAACCGTGTCCTCGCCTTCTGGCTGGTGCCCAGCCGGGCGCGTTCCGTGCGGACCCATGTGGCGGGGGCCGCCCTCGTGGTGTTGTGCTGGGCGCTGTGCATTCTGATTTTCGGGCTGACCACCGGCTGACGATCGACCGACGACCGACTGACCACCGGCTATCCACCGGCTGAGGAGCGCACCATGAGCGGAGTTGGCGGAGTCAGCGAAGTGATCGCGGGGCAGATCGTCCGGCGGGGCGACGCCGACTACGACAGCACCTGGTCGGCCATGCTGTGGAACGGCCTCAAACCGGAGCGCTTTCCCGACCTCATCGTCCGGGTCGCTTCGGACCGCGACATCCAGGCGGCCGTCCGGCTGGCCCGCTCCGAAGGGCTACGGGTCGCCATCCGCTCCCATGGGCACAGTTGGTGCGGCTCCCCGCTGCGCGACGGCGGCATGCTCATCGACCTCTCCGCGCTCAACGCCTGCGAGATCGATCCGGCCGCGCGCACCGCGACCGTGCAACCCGCCCTCACCGGCCGCGAGTTCGTCGCCGCGCTCGCCCCGCACGGCCTCGCCTTCCCGGCCGGGCACTGCGGGCCCGTCGCCCTGAGCGGCTATCTGCTCAGCGGTGGCCTCGGCTGGAACTCCGGCCTTCTCGGTCCGGCTGCCGCCGGCGTGCGGGCCGTCGAGGTGGTCACGGCGGACGGCGACGCCCTCACCTGCAGCAGGAGCGAGAACCCCGACCTCTTCTGGGCCGCGCGGGGCGCGGGACCCGGCTTCTTCGCGGTCGCCACCCGCTTCCATGTGACCCTGCACGACCTTCCGGCGGCGGTCGCCGAGACCACGTACACCTTTCCCCTGTCCGAGGTCGAAGCGGTGACCCGATGGGCCACCGAAGCAGCCCAGCGCCTTCCCGCGAATGTCGAGGCGTCCTTCATGCTGTCGACCGCCTCCCCGGACATCTCGGCGGCTTCGCCGAGGCCCAAGGTGATCAGCTTCACCGGCACCGCCTTCGCTCGCACACGTGACGAGGCGGTCCGCTGTCTGGAGCCGCTGCGGGCCTGCCCGTTCGCCGAACGCGCCCTGTTCCGGCAGACGGACGGGCCGAAGACCTTCGAGGATCTGTACGGCACCTCGTCCGGCTTCTGGCCCCAGGCGCATCGCAACGCGGTGGACACCCTGTGGTCGGACACCGGGTACGAGACGCTCATGCCGATCCTCGCCGCCGCGCTCGCCCGGGCCCCCTCCGAGCAGTCGCTCATCCTGGCTCCCCTGTGGCCCGCTTCCAGGGACCGCTCGCTCTCGGAGGACATGGCCTTCTCGGTGCTGGGCGAGACCTATGTCGCCCCCTTCGCGATCTGGGACGACCCGGCGGCGGACAGCGCCAACACCCGTTGGCTCCGGGACACCATGCGTGCCGTCGAGCCGTACGGAACCGGCCACTACATCGCCGAGGCCGACCTCACCGCCGACGCCTCCAGGGCTCGGAGGTCGTACGCGCCGGAGGACTGGGAGCGGCTACAGGCCCTCAAGGCCACGTACGACCCCGCGAACGTCTTCCACACCTACCTCACGCCGTAGGCGCCCACGGGGCTCGGGCTCAGGGCTGTGGACGGCCGACGGCCTGCTGGTAGCGGAACAGGGCGTCGGGGTCGCAGCTGCGCTTGACGTCGACCAGGCGCTCGTAGTTGGCGCCGTAGTAGGCGTGCCGCCAGTCGTGCAGGTCCGGGTCGGGGAAGTTGACGTAGGCGGCGTCGGTCCTCAGGTGACGGCGCAGCATGTGGTGGGCGGCGCGGGTCTGTTCCAGCAGGCCGCGCACCTGGGCGGGCGGGGTGCCCGGCTTCCAGTGGGTGCCGATGTCGATGACGAAGGCGGCCTCCCGGTGGGGATAGGCCGTCTCGTCCGGTCGTCGTGTCGCGGTGTCGCCGCCCATGGCGAACAGGGTCACGTAGCCGGTGCTGCGGCCCGGTCCCGGGCGCCAGTTGCGGGTCCAGTCCGCGATGGCGGCCACGGTGTCCGGGGCCGGCCACTGGTTGGGGACGAGGGACTTGGAGGCGTAGGCCTCTTTCGGGCCGGGCGTCTCCATCAGGAAGTCCTGCGCGGACCAGAAGCCGCGTTCCTCGATGACCGCCCGGTCGGGACGCAGGCGCAGCAGGGACGCGAACCGGCGGAGCAGTCCGTCCTGGTCGCCGAGTCGCTGGCCGAGCAGGGCGAGGGTGGCCGTGCCGTCGCCGGCGTGCTTGAAGCCGATGCGTACGTCGAAGTCGTTGTCCCGGTCGGTGTCGAGGATGTCCCGCAGCTCCTCCAGCACCTCGACTGCCGCGCGCAGGGGGAAGGTGAGGTGGAAGACGGTGGCGCGCAGCCTGCCCACGGGTACGGCGGAGAAGGTGAACGCGGTGTTGATGCCGAAGTTGCCGCCCGCTCCGCCGCGGCAGGCCCAGAAGAGGTCCGGGTTCTCGTCCTCGGCCGCGCGGACGAGGGTGCCGTCGGCCAGTACGAGACGGGTCTCCGTGAGCCGGTCGCACGTCAGGCCCCACTTGCGGTCGTTGAAGCCGAGACCGCCGCCGAGGGTCAGGCCCGCCACGCCCACCTCGGGGCAGCGGCCGCCGGGGAAGTACAGGTTCGCGGC is drawn from Streptomyces liliifuscus and contains these coding sequences:
- a CDS encoding alpha/beta hydrolase; translated protein: MRRALSLSLAATAVAAATAVPGVSVAATPDTVRWGPCPEKVAAPRLECSTLEVPLDYRDPDGRQIEIAISRLASEKPAQRRGVLVTNPGGPGITGLGWPAVLAESGLPQQVLDSYDVIGFDPRGVARSTPVTCDLTPEQQSRGNFPTYAHTAADVARDAGKARTVARQCATSRTAWMLPHTTTANTARDMDRIRVALGEPKLSYHGASYGSYLGAVYTTMFPKRSDRIVLDSNLGPGGYDATAMRLFGRGMEDRFPDFAAFAAAHPEYGLGTTSEQVTAKFFDLAERLEAKPVHGIDGTLFRGLTFGDLYDDSLLPQLAKTWQALDTGRPLPIDPPTGDMDNFMSARFSVVCGDTRWPGTVREYQRNVAVDRLKYPMLGASTAGIGPCAFWPTERVEPPVRIGDRGPSNVLVAQNERDPATPLAGAQELRRAFGKRATMVTADQGGHGVYPYGRNTCANDTVTAFLTTGRSPARDLACAAEPGK
- a CDS encoding oxidoreductase, producing MTTTQHPLGSGFGATSTAEEVIKGIDLTGKVAIVTGGYSGIGLETARVLRAAGAEVVVPARDVERARTALKDVPGAEVGHLDLLDPASIDAFAEKILASGRPLHLLVNSAGIMATPLARDARGYEGQFATNHLGHFQLTTRLWPALVAAGGARVVALSSRGIRFAGVDFDDLHFEHRTYEPFVAYGQSKTANALFAVEVDRRGQAQGIRAFAVHPGLIVDTGLVKHLDPAALQAAGALDSEGRPVRDPERQMKTVQQGAATSVWCATSPQLDGLGGVYCENVDISPLVTPENEAAWAGGDSVPGVLSRAVDPEAAARLWEVSERLTA
- a CDS encoding AraC family transcriptional regulator translates to MTVDPLSDALAVADARSVFSGGFEAGGDWAIRLRGRDRLKVNAVLRGSCLLVRESGGEPLRLAEGDVVVSDGRQPYMLCSGPGIEPTDSDDVVMDPATRMVRLGQGEDVDVACVSGHIDLSRDRGDLLRRALPELVHVRADSPEAGVLRWLIGQLTAEMKTRRAGVEFVSAQLAQLMFVQVLRICLTDSDGLPPGWLRALADERLAPALRLMHGDPAHPWQLEELARAAAMSRTTFAVRFKEAAGVPPLTYLLNWRMSLAARALRQDTAPVAALARSVGYTSESAFSNAFKRAVGVAPRTYRVEAAAGTRPSDG
- a CDS encoding nucleoside deaminase; the encoded protein is MSHKEFLTEAVRLATESVEEGWGGPFGAVITRDDEIVARGQNRVLLTGDPTAHAEVETIRKAVQRLNPEAPSISPEHQNESTLEYVPRPDGSPDPVPERARMLKGCSIYISGAPCPMCMSAIYWSRIDNVYYSCDLKATREIGFDDAFQYEDFQKPLDQRRIHVEQIHPELGIQAYETWSHKPDRHPY
- a CDS encoding antibiotic biosynthesis monooxygenase; the encoded protein is MGVSAIRAPTGDGATVVTSQKVREGHADDYERWQERTNRAVSAFDGFEGTEIYPPGAGDEREWVVVFRFSRIDLLTAWLESGERQELLAQGRPLFDGTPTLEVLVGGAPPTADEEAVTAVISHEVLPGREEDFVRWQDKALKAQEKYPGFMGTELFKPVEGIQDKWVVVFRFDTREHLDAWLASGAREKLLEEGRDYFSSYDVRKVESAFSGWFRFGEGADEAVPPNWKQAMTVVLALYPTVMVLNLTVGFELDDIGLPGYIGLFIGNLLSVSILTWLLMPLVNRVLAFWLVPSRARSVRTHVAGAALVVLCWALCILIFGLTTG
- a CDS encoding FAD-binding oxidoreductase; the encoded protein is MSGVGGVSEVIAGQIVRRGDADYDSTWSAMLWNGLKPERFPDLIVRVASDRDIQAAVRLARSEGLRVAIRSHGHSWCGSPLRDGGMLIDLSALNACEIDPAARTATVQPALTGREFVAALAPHGLAFPAGHCGPVALSGYLLSGGLGWNSGLLGPAAAGVRAVEVVTADGDALTCSRSENPDLFWAARGAGPGFFAVATRFHVTLHDLPAAVAETTYTFPLSEVEAVTRWATEAAQRLPANVEASFMLSTASPDISAASPRPKVISFTGTAFARTRDEAVRCLEPLRACPFAERALFRQTDGPKTFEDLYGTSSGFWPQAHRNAVDTLWSDTGYETLMPILAAALARAPSEQSLILAPLWPASRDRSLSEDMAFSVLGETYVAPFAIWDDPAADSANTRWLRDTMRAVEPYGTGHYIAEADLTADASRARRSYAPEDWERLQALKATYDPANVFHTYLTP
- a CDS encoding FAD-binding oxidoreductase, producing MQTGRRDVLRTGGAVAAAGAAIALGGGNGPALASARRTSLVGGAESGAWRELVRSLSPAARLYRPGQPEYAARATADNQRYASVRPAGVLVCATESDVRTAVLWCAKHGVPLAPRSGGHNYAGYSTTPGLVISLRAMNQVVPRGHELRLGGGATNSDVYAARAANLYFPGGRCPEVGVAGLTLGGGLGFNDRKWGLTCDRLTETRLVLADGTLVRAAEDENPDLFWACRGGAGGNFGINTAFTFSAVPVGRLRATVFHLTFPLRAAVEVLEELRDILDTDRDNDFDVRIGFKHAGDGTATLALLGQRLGDQDGLLRRFASLLRLRPDRAVIEERGFWSAQDFLMETPGPKEAYASKSLVPNQWPAPDTVAAIADWTRNWRPGPGRSTGYVTLFAMGGDTATRRPDETAYPHREAAFVIDIGTHWKPGTPPAQVRGLLEQTRAAHHMLRRHLRTDAAYVNFPDPDLHDWRHAYYGANYERLVDVKRSCDPDALFRYQQAVGRPQP